The nucleotide window GGGCCCCATTCAGCTCAACCAACGATCGGAGCCTTGAGGGAAAAATTATGGAACGATCATAGATCGAGAATTTCgcagaagaaaaaattggaaaatatgaTCTTAGGCTGTAACAGCACATTATTTcccattttcttcatcttaGAAACCtctttttcatttatttaatacTATTGATTATTCTGACCATACTGAACTGTTCCATTGAAATAATctaaaaaaatatatggATCATTTCTAATTGGTGaaagatttcattaaattccCTCGCATCAATCGTTTTAACTCCTCAAGCATACCAAGTTGAAAgatagaaagaaataatattattttgagCAAAGAACCGTAATTGACGTTATTAACAAGGACACAACACTAACAGAACTTAaataactttttttttcgttAAGAATTTTGTTACTACTCGTTAAATTTACTCATACCCATTTTAGAACTTGCTTTGGTCGGTTACTTTTCTTATAATATTTCTATGTCATACAATCATCAACCACAACTATCTGTTAATTCGGTTCAATCGTTAGTGGAACCTGTGACTCCGCCTTCATTGGGGCAAATGAACAACAAGAGAAACCATCAAAAAACTCATTCCTTAGATCTTTCTGGATTTAACCAGTTTATGTCCTCCCAATATCCAATGGCCTTGATGAATACTATATCTCCAAACAACGGTAATGTGAACACTAACAACATGTCGACTTTAAATATGCAACAAGGCAACACCTTGCCATTGATTGATGAGTTCGATATTTCCATAAATAATTCACAACATTCTGGTTTGGGATTAACTGCTTCTGTTACCACTGCTAATACTGCTGTTAATGCCGCAAATTCTTTGATGTCTAATCCACCCTCATCAAGAAATATCTCTAactcatcatcaaattctgGTCCTTATAATGAGAATGATAAGAACCCAGTTGTAAGCAACACTAGTAATAATTctacttcttcatctatGATCGAACTATCTTCTACCCCATTAGAAGATTTGGATTATGTCAAATTAGCAACTGATCAATTTGGTTGTCGATTCTTGcagaaaaaattggaatctAATGCTGAATCTGATATTGTTAGAGATTTAATGTATGAGCAAATCAAACCATACATCTTGGATTTGATCTTGGATCCCTTTGGtaattatttgattcaGAAGTTATGTGATTATTTAACTACAGCACAAAGAACTGATATGATTCAATCTATCTTTCCACAGGTTTTCCAAATATCCATTAACCAATATGGTACGCGTTCATTGcaaaagattattgatACTGTGGATAGCGATgttcaaattgaaacaattattaaGGGTTTCTCCCAAGAATATACATCCATTCAACAAGTAGTAActttaattaatgatttaaatGGGAACCATgtaattcaaaaatgtaTCTTTAAATTCCCACCATCCACATTTGGTTTTGTCATTGATGCCATTGTGGAGAAAAATAACATCATAACCATTTCAACTCATAAACATGGTTGTTGTGTTCTTCAGAAATTGTTGAGTGTGTGCACTTTACAGCAAATCTTCACTATATCAGTTAAGATAATTCAATTCCTACCAGGGTTGATTAATGATCAATTCGGTAACtacattattcaatttttatTAGACATTGATGACTTAGATTATTATTTGCTTcctgaaatttttaaaagatTATCAAATGAACTTTGTCAATTGTCCTGTTTGAAATTCTCTTCCAACGTGGTGGAAAAgtttattaagaaattattcagAAATGTCAAAAAATACCTTCAAGAAAATCaatccaataatgatgaagttgttCAAAACTCAAtgaatattcttttatctATTGTAGATATTTTTACcttgaatttgaatgtcCTAATTAGAGATAATTTTGGGAATTATGCATTGCAAACACTATTGGATGTGAAAAATTACTCTTTGATGTTAGACTATCCAGGCAATAGCTTCATTGTTAATTTGGGGAAGTATTCCGCATTTAGTCATGAATTCACATCTAAGATTAATAGTCTTATTATCCAAACCAAGGAATTACTCCCAAGTATTAAAACTACCTCTTATgctaagaaaattaaactAAAGGTAAAGGCTTATGCTGAATTGACAGGCTTGGTGTTCCCAGAACTGGCTCCAAAGAAAGTGAATCATCAACCTAAGactcaattcttcaataattaCAACTCAAACAATGcaaagaacaaaaatattgatgctaatatcaataataataatagtagtattaataataatggttcCAATCCTAATCACTATCCAAGACAACATGCTCGTCACTTTTCTCTGCCAGCTAATGCCTATCATAGGAGAAGTAACAGTTctgcatcttcat belongs to Naumovozyma castellii chromosome 3, complete genome and includes:
- the MPT5 gene encoding Mpt5p (ancestral locus Anc_8.136) produces the protein MSYNHQPQLSVNSVQSLVEPVTPPSLGQMNNKRNHQKTHSLDLSGFNQFMSSQYPMALMNTISPNNGNVNTNNMSTLNMQQGNTLPLIDEFDISINNSQHSGLGLTASVTTANTAVNAANSLMSNPPSSRNISNSSSNSGPYNENDKNPVVSNTSNNSTSSSMIELSSTPLEDLDYVKLATDQFGCRFLQKKLESNAESDIVRDLMYEQIKPYILDLILDPFGNYLIQKLCDYLTTAQRTDMIQSIFPQVFQISINQYGTRSLQKIIDTVDSDVQIETIIKGFSQEYTSIQQVVTLINDLNGNHVIQKCIFKFPPSTFGFVIDAIVEKNNIITISTHKHGCCVLQKLLSVCTLQQIFTISVKIIQFLPGLINDQFGNYIIQFLLDIDDLDYYLLPEIFKRLSNELCQLSCLKFSSNVVEKFIKKLFRNVKKYLQENQSNNDEVVQNSMNILLSIVDIFTLNLNVLIRDNFGNYALQTLLDVKNYSLMLDYPGNSFIVNLGKYSAFSHEFTSKINSLIIQTKELLPSIKTTSYAKKIKLKVKAYAELTGLVFPELAPKKVNHQPKTQFFNNYNSNNAKNKNIDANINNNNSSINNNGSNPNHYPRQHARHFSLPANAYHRRSNSSASSSILSQQQQPDQQSSSSVRSSIFNNQNVSPLNYQQQQQQQSVMMPSINQQYASQPAFSISTMTRPASNMSLQSVPTNVGYQGSAPQLSVPQMYFRSDSISAGSSSSTLYQNNNVNSINNNPNNNFNDIMPNPMMQNMSFTNNFKNDASGLTQTNNRVISNPLPQPGFLANNNINNVGSSQMQNMFMNSPGNINGPDYSNNNIRFQ